One segment of Enterobacter ludwigii DNA contains the following:
- the rssB gene encoding two-component system response regulator RssB, translated as MTKPLAGKHILIVEDEPVFRSLLDSWLSSLGANTSLADDGIDALEKMVNITPDLMICDLEMPRMNGLKLVEHLRNEANQMPILVISATENMADIAKALRLGVQDILLKPVKDLNRLRETVLACLYPNMFNSRVEEEERLFQDWDALVSNPPAAAKLLQELQPPVQQNISHCRVNYRQLVAADQPGLVLDIAPLSDSDLAFYCLDVTRAGDNGVLAALLLRALFNGLLQEQLSHQGQRLPELGSLLKQVNQLFRQANLPGQFPLLVGYYHSGLKNLILVSAGLNASLNTGEHHIQVSNGVPLGTLGTAYLNQISHRCSSWQCQIWGAGGRLRLMLSTE; from the coding sequence ATGACGAAGCCATTGGCCGGAAAACACATTTTGATTGTTGAAGACGAGCCCGTTTTCCGATCGCTACTGGATTCGTGGTTATCATCACTGGGGGCAAACACTTCACTGGCTGACGATGGCATCGACGCGCTGGAAAAAATGGTCAATATCACGCCTGATCTGATGATTTGTGACCTTGAGATGCCACGGATGAATGGACTGAAGCTGGTCGAACATCTGCGCAATGAAGCCAACCAGATGCCGATACTGGTGATTTCCGCCACAGAGAACATGGCGGATATAGCCAAAGCCTTGCGTCTGGGGGTTCAGGATATTCTGCTTAAACCGGTTAAAGATCTTAACCGACTTCGTGAAACCGTCTTAGCCTGTCTTTATCCCAATATGTTTAATTCCCGGGTTGAGGAAGAGGAACGCCTTTTCCAGGACTGGGACGCCTTAGTGAGTAATCCCCCTGCGGCGGCGAAACTGTTGCAAGAACTTCAACCGCCGGTGCAACAAAATATTTCTCACTGTCGTGTGAATTATCGCCAGCTGGTGGCCGCTGACCAGCCAGGGCTGGTGCTCGATATTGCGCCATTATCGGATTCGGACCTTGCATTTTATTGTCTTGATGTCACCCGGGCAGGGGATAATGGTGTATTAGCCGCGTTATTACTTCGTGCGCTATTTAACGGGTTGCTGCAGGAACAACTCTCCCATCAGGGACAGCGGCTTCCCGAGTTAGGCAGTTTACTCAAACAGGTAAACCAGCTTTTCCGTCAGGCCAATTTACCCGGACAGTTTCCGCTGTTGGTAGGTTATTACCACAGCGGTTTGAAAAATCTTATCCTCGTTTCCGCGGGGCTTAATGCCTCGCTGAATACCGGGGAACATCATATTCAGGTCAGTAACGGTGTCCCGCTTGGAACATTGGGTACGGCTTATCTTAATCAAATTAGCCATCGCTGTTCCTCCTGGCAGTGCCAAATTTGGGGTGCCGGGGGACGGCTACGCTTAATGTTGTCCACGGAATAA
- a CDS encoding Lrp/AsnC family transcriptional regulator → MENLLDDIDRQILACLVEDARMSLKVLSGRIGLTSPSTAERLKRLEERGVIEGYGARVNLTALGYTLQALVRVRPLPGLLQKVDKYIQAMPECIESDKVTGEDCFVIRLVVRSIEQLDALLDGLAEHAQCNTSIVKSSPVKRRLPPM, encoded by the coding sequence ATGGAAAACCTTCTCGATGATATCGATCGCCAAATCCTGGCCTGTCTGGTTGAGGATGCGCGCATGTCGCTAAAGGTACTCAGCGGACGTATTGGACTGACATCTCCCAGTACAGCAGAGCGTCTGAAAAGACTGGAAGAGCGCGGGGTGATTGAAGGGTATGGCGCTCGCGTCAATCTGACGGCGTTGGGGTATACGTTGCAGGCGCTGGTGCGGGTTCGTCCTTTACCGGGGTTGCTGCAAAAGGTAGATAAGTACATTCAGGCCATGCCGGAATGTATTGAGAGCGATAAAGTCACCGGTGAAGACTGCTTTGTTATCAGGCTGGTTGTGCGGTCGATTGAGCAACTGGATGCGTTGCTTGATGGTCTGGCGGAACATGCTCAGTGTAATACGTCGATCGTGAAAAGTTCACCGGTGAAGCGCCGGTTGCCACCGATGTGA
- a CDS encoding DMT family transporter, translating to MGDVQKGVWQMSLAMLISGSIGAFVLLSGLPVTEVVFWRCLIGAMALFIFIRISRKPFSPLTRVTLLLAILGGVALVVNWLLLFAAYERISIGLSTVVYNTQPFMLVLMGMFLGERVSLVKWGWLVLAFGGVIILLSSELNGAQGKGWLAGIGLAMGAAFFYALTAIIARRLKSVAPQHIAFIQVLTGVVMLLPFAHQPAFSADFPWPILLTLGVVHTGIMYQLLYSAIQKLPTPVTGSLSFIYPVVAIIVDNVVFGHSLNITQLAGGALILFAAAGNNLGWGEKKPRECGVGIKSAN from the coding sequence ATGGGTGATGTACAAAAAGGCGTCTGGCAGATGAGCCTGGCGATGTTAATTTCCGGCTCGATTGGCGCGTTTGTTCTGCTTTCCGGCCTGCCGGTGACGGAAGTGGTTTTCTGGCGATGCCTGATCGGGGCGATGGCCCTTTTTATTTTCATCCGAATAAGTCGAAAACCATTTAGTCCGCTCACCCGTGTCACGCTACTGCTGGCAATTCTGGGCGGTGTTGCGTTAGTGGTGAACTGGTTGCTGCTGTTCGCGGCTTATGAACGTATTTCAATCGGCCTTTCTACCGTGGTCTATAACACTCAGCCGTTTATGCTGGTGTTGATGGGGATGTTTTTAGGAGAACGCGTGAGCCTGGTGAAATGGGGTTGGCTCGTTCTCGCCTTTGGCGGCGTGATCATCCTGCTCTCCAGTGAGCTGAATGGCGCACAGGGCAAAGGCTGGCTCGCAGGAATCGGTCTGGCGATGGGGGCCGCTTTCTTCTACGCACTGACAGCCATAATCGCCCGCAGACTGAAATCAGTTGCGCCCCAGCATATCGCCTTTATTCAGGTACTGACCGGCGTGGTCATGCTGTTGCCCTTCGCCCACCAGCCGGCATTTTCAGCTGATTTCCCCTGGCCGATTTTACTGACGTTAGGTGTCGTCCATACCGGGATCATGTATCAGTTGCTGTATAGCGCGATCCAGAAGCTCCCGACGCCCGTTACCGGTTCTCTGTCTTTTATCTATCCCGTGGTGGCCATAATTGTCGATAACGTGGTGTTCGGACACTCGCTGAATATTACGCAACTGGCAGGTGGTGCATTGATACTGTTTGCGGCGGCAGGTAATAACCTGGGCTGGGGCGAGAAAAAACCCCGCGAGTGCGGGGTTGGGATCAAATCAGCAAATTAG
- a CDS encoding sterol desaturase family protein, with amino-acid sequence MSELLFPVLFMLFFVCAEACILQFTRRQNIDWLDIIFNLNSGHIMLWFFRCLEVLCYGFVLEHFSLNLFEGWPAVGVWLFTLLAWDVGFYWLHRLHHQLRLLWAVHVVHHQGENYNLSLGVRNSWYSSLTSIPFFLVLALAGVPLSVFLAVSIVHYSIQFFNHNALTPTLGWLEKVFVTPTHHRVHHLNNKRYADTNYGGTFIFWDKLFGTFCEMPSQEKSTYGVKGRKPSLNPMQESNLPFLQMAGIFKTVRLRHRQFDCSILMTGVGAILLFALVLGYIQRYGYSIDNVGAAQSLLFILLAAGSVALGGISEGQRWGVMMWCLVTLSLPLLFLGYWGWNHVYWVAVMAALAAHGIALTYGLGRRTKRGISEPV; translated from the coding sequence GTGAGTGAACTCCTGTTTCCCGTTCTTTTTATGCTGTTTTTCGTGTGTGCTGAGGCCTGTATTCTTCAGTTCACACGGCGGCAGAATATTGACTGGCTCGATATCATTTTCAATCTCAATTCCGGGCACATTATGCTGTGGTTTTTCCGGTGCCTGGAGGTGCTTTGCTACGGATTTGTGCTGGAACACTTTAGCCTGAATCTTTTTGAGGGATGGCCTGCCGTCGGGGTATGGCTCTTTACATTGTTAGCATGGGACGTTGGTTTCTACTGGCTTCATCGTCTCCATCACCAGCTTCGGCTACTGTGGGCTGTTCACGTTGTTCACCATCAGGGGGAGAACTATAACCTGTCGCTGGGGGTGCGAAATTCCTGGTACTCGTCATTAACGTCAATCCCTTTCTTTTTGGTGTTAGCGCTGGCTGGCGTACCGCTGAGTGTCTTTCTGGCGGTTTCCATCGTGCATTACAGCATTCAGTTTTTTAACCATAACGCATTAACGCCAACGCTGGGGTGGCTAGAAAAGGTATTTGTTACCCCGACACATCATCGCGTTCATCACCTTAATAATAAGCGCTATGCCGATACCAACTACGGTGGCACCTTTATTTTCTGGGATAAATTATTCGGTACGTTCTGCGAGATGCCCTCGCAGGAGAAGTCGACCTATGGGGTAAAAGGCAGGAAGCCATCGTTAAACCCGATGCAGGAAAGTAATCTTCCTTTTTTGCAAATGGCAGGTATTTTTAAAACGGTTCGCCTCCGACATCGCCAGTTTGACTGTTCGATATTAATGACAGGTGTCGGGGCTATTCTGTTGTTTGCGCTTGTTCTGGGCTACATCCAGCGCTACGGATACAGCATAGATAACGTGGGTGCTGCGCAGTCCCTGTTGTTTATATTGCTGGCAGCTGGCTCTGTCGCATTGGGTGGGATCAGCGAGGGGCAGCGCTGGGGAGTGATGATGTGGTGTCTGGTCACGCTCTCTTTACCGCTGCTTTTCTTGGGTTATTGGGGCTGGAATCACGTCTATTGGGTTGCAGTTATGGCGGCACTGGCCGCACACGGTATTGCACTCACCTATGGCCTTGGGCGCAGAACAAAAAGGGGGATAAGTGAACCAGTTTAA
- a CDS encoding NAD-dependent epimerase/dehydratase family protein: MAVKIMVTGASGFIGGAFIRRFADTDGVSLCGVGRREHVALPASVEYYALGLDQLHTLDVVPDVVIHAAGRTSPWGREHDYYRDNVETTRHVIDFCRHRGFPRLIFISSAAVYYRFAHQPGLRECDAIGPEFSSQYGRTKRQAECLVETYQGEKTIFRPCAVFGEGDRLLLPPLLAAAKKGKLPSILSRGVKVQADIMHVDVLGDYLMRAVKRSHLRPCYNISASQSVEIHRLLCDVLQQLGLPQPHKTVRLGTAMCFAGILERLWRWLPLPGEPPITRFGVAVFGYTNTLNVTRMLDDFGPPSMDFDVSLRTFLEQLKEERLC; this comes from the coding sequence ATGGCCGTGAAGATTATGGTAACCGGAGCATCGGGTTTCATTGGCGGGGCTTTTATCCGGCGTTTTGCCGATACTGACGGCGTTTCGCTGTGCGGCGTCGGGCGCCGTGAACATGTCGCGTTGCCCGCATCAGTTGAGTATTACGCACTTGGGTTAGACCAGCTTCATACGCTAGATGTCGTACCCGATGTGGTTATTCACGCGGCAGGAAGGACTTCGCCCTGGGGTCGTGAGCACGATTATTACCGGGATAACGTTGAGACGACCCGGCATGTTATCGATTTTTGCCGTCATCGTGGCTTTCCACGACTCATATTTATTTCAAGCGCGGCGGTTTATTACCGTTTTGCGCACCAGCCAGGACTGCGTGAATGTGATGCTATCGGCCCCGAATTTAGCAGCCAATATGGGCGCACAAAACGTCAGGCAGAGTGCCTTGTTGAGACGTATCAGGGTGAGAAAACCATTTTTCGCCCTTGTGCCGTATTTGGTGAAGGCGATCGCTTGCTCTTACCGCCTCTGTTGGCTGCGGCTAAAAAAGGAAAGCTGCCCTCTATCCTTAGCCGCGGTGTAAAAGTGCAGGCCGACATTATGCACGTCGATGTGCTAGGGGATTACCTGATGCGTGCCGTGAAACGCAGTCATCTCCGCCCGTGTTATAACATCTCCGCCAGTCAATCTGTCGAAATCCATCGGCTGTTATGTGACGTCTTGCAGCAGTTGGGTTTGCCTCAACCGCATAAAACCGTGCGCCTGGGAACAGCGATGTGTTTTGCTGGCATACTTGAGAGGCTGTGGCGCTGGCTGCCGTTGCCGGGAGAACCCCCGATTACCCGTTTTGGCGTTGCCGTCTTTGGCTATACTAACACCCTGAATGTTACGCGTATGCTGGATGACTTTGGTCCACCATCAATGGATTTTGACGTCAGCCTGCGTACGTTTTTAGAACAACTCAAGGAAGAGCGCCTGTGTTAA
- a CDS encoding YchJ family protein yields the protein MSQLCPCGSALEYSLCCQRYLSGDQVAPDPSHLMRSRYTAFVIKDADYLIKTWHPSCHAADFRQDIEAGFANTQWLGLTVYESSTGSDADEGYVSFVARFIERNKPGAIIERSRFLKESGQWYYIDGTRPQFGRNDPCPCGSGKKFKKCCGQ from the coding sequence GTGTCTCAACTCTGCCCTTGTGGTAGCGCTCTGGAGTATAGCCTATGTTGTCAGCGATATCTGTCTGGCGATCAGGTTGCACCAGACCCGTCACACCTCATGCGTTCACGGTATACTGCTTTTGTGATCAAAGACGCAGACTACCTGATTAAAACCTGGCACCCATCCTGCCACGCTGCCGATTTCAGACAGGATATTGAAGCCGGGTTTGCTAATACCCAATGGCTCGGCCTTACCGTCTATGAATCGTCAACGGGAAGTGATGCTGATGAAGGTTATGTCAGCTTCGTTGCCCGCTTTATCGAACGCAATAAGCCCGGTGCCATTATCGAACGTTCCCGGTTCTTAAAGGAAAGCGGGCAATGGTATTATATTGACGGAACGCGCCCACAGTTTGGTCGTAACGATCCCTGCCCTTGTGGTTCAGGTAAAAAATTTAAAAAGTGTTGCGGGCAGTAA
- a CDS encoding fatty acid desaturase family protein, with the protein MNQFNPDKRLTFPADPPGLVAALHSETRALLTERGDHRYADGRMLVKTVMLAGGCIGSYALALHQSDLPLYFSWYFAAIVFAMLLTVNVVHDASHNAFLKGKKANAWVNRIVAIPLGLDPDCWRVRHVRFHHGFTNIECYDPDTAENGLMRQTPWQRWRPFMRAQRYYWPLVAALTFPWYIWIVDWLDRGGYTPVTPHLAQQGIIGWTFFLTGKALHAAFSLVLPMWLLADRFSAGSILLTYMLCQMISSLIFVMLVIGTHWAKGSAQLPPDGGKMAQGRLSHTFATTFDWSTRPAFMGYWLGGLNLHLTHHLFPHWSHRHYPQLSRIIEDVAAREGLDYRRLTLADLMSLQQRFLRRMGERPERHGEWP; encoded by the coding sequence GTGAACCAGTTTAATCCTGACAAGCGGTTGACCTTTCCCGCCGATCCCCCCGGGCTGGTTGCAGCACTTCACAGCGAAACACGCGCGTTGTTAACAGAACGGGGCGATCATCGCTATGCAGATGGCCGAATGCTGGTTAAAACAGTGATGCTGGCTGGTGGTTGTATTGGAAGTTATGCGTTAGCGCTTCATCAGAGTGACCTGCCCCTGTATTTTTCATGGTATTTTGCCGCCATCGTTTTCGCGATGTTGCTGACCGTGAACGTCGTGCATGATGCGTCTCATAATGCCTTTCTGAAAGGTAAAAAAGCTAACGCGTGGGTAAACCGTATTGTCGCTATCCCACTCGGCCTGGATCCCGATTGCTGGCGCGTTCGCCATGTCAGATTTCATCATGGATTCACCAACATAGAATGTTACGATCCGGACACCGCAGAAAATGGTCTTATGCGCCAGACGCCCTGGCAGCGCTGGCGCCCCTTTATGCGGGCGCAGCGCTACTACTGGCCGTTGGTCGCCGCATTAACCTTCCCCTGGTATATCTGGATTGTTGACTGGCTCGACAGAGGGGGATATACACCGGTGACGCCTCATCTGGCGCAGCAGGGTATTATCGGCTGGACGTTTTTTTTGACGGGTAAAGCCTTGCACGCAGCGTTCAGCCTCGTGTTACCCATGTGGTTGTTGGCCGACAGATTTAGCGCCGGTTCAATTTTGCTGACCTATATGCTCTGTCAGATGATCTCTTCTCTGATATTCGTCATGCTCGTCATCGGGACGCACTGGGCAAAGGGCAGCGCTCAGCTCCCCCCTGACGGGGGTAAAATGGCTCAAGGCAGGCTTTCCCATACCTTTGCAACGACCTTTGACTGGTCGACACGGCCCGCGTTCATGGGTTACTGGCTGGGTGGCCTCAATCTTCATCTGACTCACCATCTTTTCCCGCACTGGAGTCATCGCCATTATCCTCAGTTGAGCCGAATCATCGAGGATGTCGCCGCGCGAGAAGGGCTGGATTATCGACGGCTCACCCTCGCCGATTTAATGTCTCTCCAGCAGCGTTTTCTCAGGCGCATGGGTGAACGCCCTGAGCGACACGGAGAATGGCCGTGA
- the purU gene encoding formyltetrahydrofolate deformylase, giving the protein MQSLQRKVLRTICPDQKGLIARITNICYKHELNIVQNNEFVDHRTGRFFMRTELEGIFNDTTLLADLDSALPEGSVRELTPAGRRRVVILVTKEAHCLGDLLMKANYGGLDVEIAAVIGNHETLRTLVERFDIPFELVSHEGHTREEHDNLMANAIEAHNPDYVVLAKYMRVLTPSFVARFPNKIINIHHSFLPAFIGARPYHQAYERGVKIIGATAHYVNDNLDEGPIIMQDVIHVDHTYTAEDMMRAGRDVEKNVLSRALYQVLAQRVFVYGNRTIIL; this is encoded by the coding sequence ATGCAATCACTACAACGTAAAGTTCTGCGCACCATCTGTCCCGATCAAAAAGGGCTGATCGCACGAATTACCAACATTTGTTACAAGCATGAACTGAATATCGTGCAGAACAACGAGTTCGTTGACCACCGTACCGGACGCTTCTTTATGCGTACCGAACTCGAAGGGATTTTCAACGACACCACCCTGCTTGCCGATCTCGACAGCGCGCTGCCTGAAGGCTCCGTGCGTGAACTGACCCCCGCTGGCCGTCGTCGCGTTGTTATTCTTGTGACGAAAGAAGCCCACTGTCTTGGCGATCTGTTGATGAAAGCAAACTACGGTGGCCTTGATGTTGAAATCGCTGCCGTTATCGGTAACCACGAGACGCTGCGCACGCTGGTTGAACGTTTTGATATTCCGTTTGAGCTGGTCAGCCATGAAGGCCATACCCGTGAAGAACATGACAACCTGATGGCCAATGCTATCGAAGCGCATAACCCGGATTACGTGGTACTGGCGAAATACATGCGTGTGCTGACCCCATCCTTCGTGGCGCGTTTCCCGAACAAGATCATCAACATCCATCACTCATTCCTGCCAGCCTTTATCGGTGCACGTCCTTATCACCAGGCGTACGAACGCGGTGTGAAAATCATCGGCGCCACCGCGCACTACGTGAATGACAACCTGGACGAAGGCCCAATCATTATGCAGGACGTGATTCACGTGGATCACACCTATACCGCAGAAGATATGATGCGCGCCGGGCGTGACGTAGAGAAGAACGTACTCAGTCGTGCGCTCTATCAGGTGCTGGCGCAACGTGTGTTCGTTTACGGTAACAGAACGATTATTCTTTAA
- a CDS encoding glycosyltransferase: MLIIAIAWLAILLFKVCITQKMLTATRDNISRSFSDITVMQPILSGDPALETVLAASLQNLPGATFLWLTDVDDAEAARVTQRLQTRYPQSAIHICAYPEAPEGINPKLYKLEQGRKQVKTLTVLILDDDAVLTATSLNTMLAALDDHSLVTALPWYVATDNLPSRLLAQFVNDNSALTYLPLLPFVRPLTLNGMCYLLPLRVLENVGGFSPILRHLTDDLALATLLTQQGVNIVQSVAPVSVQTSVPDVRRYFRQMHRWFLFATLLMREKPAGTNLAIFLLQGLHPLLLWAMVVLAFNGGINCVLLAVVLLVRHVALRRIQRLVSETISARPVMSVLSELLQPVHLIHALFNRNIHWRSRRYRVFSNDRFSSL; encoded by the coding sequence GTGTTAATTATCGCAATAGCATGGCTGGCCATTCTGCTTTTCAAAGTCTGTATCACGCAGAAAATGCTTACAGCCACAAGGGATAACATCTCTCGCTCTTTCAGCGACATTACGGTCATGCAACCCATACTCAGCGGTGATCCTGCGTTAGAGACGGTGTTGGCCGCGAGTCTTCAAAATTTGCCTGGCGCAACGTTTCTTTGGCTGACTGACGTGGACGACGCGGAGGCCGCAAGGGTAACGCAGCGGTTGCAGACGCGTTACCCTCAGAGCGCTATTCATATCTGCGCATACCCTGAAGCGCCGGAAGGGATAAATCCAAAGTTATATAAGCTTGAGCAAGGAAGAAAGCAGGTTAAGACCCTGACGGTCCTGATTTTAGATGACGATGCGGTACTGACGGCGACATCGCTAAACACGATGCTTGCCGCGCTTGATGATCATTCGCTTGTCACCGCGCTGCCCTGGTATGTGGCTACCGACAACTTACCGTCGCGACTGCTGGCACAATTTGTTAATGATAACTCAGCGCTGACGTATCTGCCGTTGCTGCCTTTTGTCAGACCGTTAACGCTAAATGGCATGTGCTACCTGTTACCTTTACGTGTGCTGGAAAACGTGGGGGGATTTTCGCCCATCCTTCGACATCTGACCGATGATCTCGCGCTGGCAACGCTTCTTACTCAGCAAGGGGTAAACATCGTACAGTCTGTCGCGCCTGTGAGCGTACAAACCAGCGTACCTGACGTCAGACGGTATTTTCGTCAGATGCACCGCTGGTTTTTGTTCGCCACATTGTTGATGCGTGAGAAGCCTGCTGGTACGAATCTGGCAATCTTTCTTCTTCAGGGTTTACATCCGTTACTGCTTTGGGCGATGGTGGTGCTCGCATTCAATGGGGGGATAAATTGCGTGTTACTGGCGGTGGTCCTTCTCGTTCGCCACGTTGCCTTGCGCCGTATACAGCGTTTAGTGTCAGAGACTATTTCCGCAAGGCCGGTGATGTCGGTGTTATCAGAGCTGTTGCAGCCTGTGCATTTAATCCATGCCTTGTTCAACCGGAATATTCACTGGCGTTCGCGTCGCTATCGCGTTTTCAGTAATGACCGCTTCAGCTCATTGTGA
- a CDS encoding glycosyltransferase: MQRLFDLIPDNVTRIDLLAPPFSGHLHPVLAMGRALSAHYQVRIISTRGASARIAASGLQGLILDGDFDTPLVSIANPKYAVKTHPVRLYRQFRSVVGLLKGFADELERAWHREGVPDLAIADFTLPVVGPVCTRMNVLWWSSLPSPCVLEAPDGPPAYCGGLMPAITAWERISHLLHRKKVRLFKSLVFWFFRGVIRQTGITRLYRPDGSETAYSPSHILALGEKEMEFERTWPESVAFIGPALYTPPADGEKPTFIEGKRHVLITLGTHLDWHKDDVAKAATALAKTMPDWVFHFTDGSLESAECERAGNFLRMHWVDYDAWLSRYDVVIHHGGAGIMWHCIQKGIPALVYPVDYDQFDHAARVEFFRKGIWLRGGLRQLEQAREHLLTLIRKD, encoded by the coding sequence ATGCAACGCTTGTTTGATCTGATTCCTGACAACGTCACGCGAATTGATTTGTTGGCCCCGCCATTTTCCGGACATTTGCATCCCGTGCTGGCAATGGGGAGGGCGCTTTCAGCGCATTATCAGGTCCGGATTATCAGTACTCGCGGTGCCAGCGCGCGGATTGCGGCGTCCGGACTGCAAGGGCTTATTCTTGACGGCGATTTCGATACACCGTTAGTGTCTATCGCCAATCCAAAATATGCCGTCAAGACGCATCCTGTGAGGCTTTATCGTCAGTTTCGTTCAGTCGTAGGCCTGCTTAAGGGTTTTGCTGACGAACTGGAGAGGGCGTGGCATCGGGAAGGCGTGCCGGATTTGGCCATCGCCGACTTTACACTTCCCGTCGTGGGGCCTGTCTGTACCCGGATGAATGTTCTCTGGTGGAGTAGCTTGCCGTCGCCCTGCGTTCTTGAAGCACCGGACGGCCCACCCGCTTATTGTGGTGGGCTGATGCCGGCCATCACCGCGTGGGAACGGATAAGCCACCTGCTCCACAGGAAAAAAGTCAGGTTGTTCAAGAGTCTTGTTTTTTGGTTTTTTCGCGGTGTGATTCGTCAGACGGGCATAACCCGGCTATATCGGCCTGACGGCAGTGAAACGGCATATTCACCCTCGCACATTCTCGCTCTGGGCGAAAAAGAGATGGAATTTGAGCGGACCTGGCCTGAATCGGTAGCCTTTATTGGACCTGCGCTGTACACACCGCCTGCAGATGGAGAGAAACCGACCTTCATTGAAGGAAAGCGGCATGTCCTGATTACGCTGGGTACACATCTGGACTGGCATAAAGATGACGTAGCGAAAGCGGCAACAGCTCTGGCGAAAACGATGCCAGACTGGGTGTTCCATTTCACGGATGGCAGCCTGGAAAGTGCGGAATGTGAACGGGCAGGGAATTTCTTACGTATGCATTGGGTTGATTATGATGCCTGGTTATCTCGTTACGATGTCGTGATACACCACGGCGGGGCGGGGATTATGTGGCACTGTATTCAAAAAGGGATCCCGGCTCTGGTGTACCCGGTTGACTACGATCAGTTCGATCATGCTGCCCGGGTCGAGTTTTTCAGAAAAGGTATCTGGCTGCGCGGCGGACTCAGGCAACTTGAACAGGCTCGTGAACATCTCCTCACGTTAATCCGCAAGGATTAG
- the rssA gene encoding patatin-like phospholipase RssA, with protein MRKVKIGLALGSGAARGWSHIGVINALKQMGIDVDIVAGCSIGSLVGSAYACGKLPELETWVRSFSYWDVLRLMDLSWQRGGLLRGERVFNQFRQIMPLDDFSHCQLPFGAVATNLSTGRELWLTEGDIHLAVRASCSMPGLMAPVPHNGYWLVDGGVVNPVPISLTRAMGADIVIAVDLQHDAHLMQQDLMPVNLQSEDAEGEKLAWHERLRGRLGRMAARRAVTAPTAIEIMTTSIQVLENRLKRNRMAGDPPDILLQPYCPQISTLDFHRAEAAIAAGSLAVEKKIDELLPFVRTAR; from the coding sequence ATGAGAAAGGTTAAAATTGGACTGGCGCTGGGCTCAGGTGCAGCCCGGGGATGGTCGCACATCGGCGTGATAAATGCCTTAAAGCAGATGGGCATTGACGTTGATATTGTTGCAGGGTGTTCAATCGGATCGCTTGTGGGGTCCGCATACGCGTGTGGAAAGCTTCCGGAACTTGAAACCTGGGTACGCTCCTTCAGTTACTGGGACGTATTGCGCCTGATGGATCTCTCGTGGCAGCGCGGTGGGTTGCTGCGCGGTGAACGGGTCTTTAACCAGTTCCGTCAGATTATGCCTCTCGATGACTTCAGTCATTGTCAGTTACCCTTCGGTGCCGTTGCGACGAACCTCAGTACCGGCCGCGAACTCTGGCTTACCGAAGGGGATATCCATCTTGCCGTTCGCGCGTCCTGCAGCATGCCGGGCTTAATGGCCCCTGTTCCACACAACGGTTACTGGCTTGTCGACGGAGGTGTTGTTAACCCGGTCCCCATTTCCCTGACCCGCGCTATGGGTGCCGATATCGTTATTGCTGTGGATTTACAGCACGACGCTCATCTGATGCAACAAGACCTGATGCCAGTCAATCTTCAGAGTGAAGATGCCGAGGGCGAAAAACTGGCCTGGCATGAGCGTCTGCGCGGACGTCTCGGGCGGATGGCCGCCCGGCGTGCGGTAACGGCACCCACGGCGATTGAAATTATGACGACCTCAATCCAGGTCCTGGAGAACCGCCTCAAGCGCAACCGCATGGCTGGCGACCCGCCGGATATTCTGCTTCAGCCGTATTGTCCGCAAATTTCTACCCTTGATTTCCATCGGGCTGAGGCCGCCATCGCAGCGGGCTCGTTAGCCGTCGAAAAGAAAATAGATGAGTTGCTGCCTTTTGTGCGAACAGCACGTTAA